A genomic region of Helicoverpa zea isolate HzStark_Cry1AcR chromosome 8, ilHelZeax1.1, whole genome shotgun sequence contains the following coding sequences:
- the LOC124632572 gene encoding membrane-associated progesterone receptor component 1-like has product MAETTSPTIWEELMSPLNLVLIAVIVYLVYKIIKSNFESEVTVAAPPPSLPKLRKDLTVAEIKNYDGTQPDGRVLLAVNGIIFDVTKGKRFYGPGGPYSAFAGRDATRGLATGQVAASDKEYDDVSDLTPDEIASAKEWEDQFKEKYDIVGRLLKPGETPNKYSDDESEDKKTQ; this is encoded by the exons ATGGCAGAAACAACTTCTCCTACGATATGGGAGGAACTCATGAGCCCACTGAACCTTGTGTTAATAGCTGTTATAGTGTACCTTGTGTATAAGATAATAAAGTCGAACTTTGAATCTGAAGTGACTGTTGCTGCTCCTCCGCCAAGTCTTCCGAAGTTGAGGAAGGATTTGACAGTAGCTGAGATCAAGAATTACGATGGAACACAGCCCGATGGCAGAGTGTTGCTCGCTGTAAACGGAATCATTTTCGATGTAACCAAGGGCAAGAGATTTTACGGTCCCG GTGGTCCATACTCAGCTTTTGCGGGCAGAGATGCGACGCGAGGCCTAGCTACTGGTCAGGTAGCTGCTTCAGACAAGGAGTACGATGACGTCAGTGACTTGACTCCTGACGAAATTGCTTCAGCCAAAGAATGGGAAGACCAGTTCAAAG aGAAATATGATATCGTGGGTCGTCTTTTGAAACCAGGTGAAACGCCGAACAAATACAGTGATGACGAATCCGAAGACAAGAAGACACAGTAG